A stretch of DNA from Catenulispora acidiphila DSM 44928:
GTCTTCGAGGCGCCTGGGGTAATCCGCGGCATCCAACGACAACCGTCGCACGCCCTGCTCGATTCCCGGACCGCTCGTCCATTTACCGAGATCCCGGCCGAGGGGCGGGGTCGGCGGCGGAAACGGCGCCGTGATCGGCGGCGGGATCCCGAGCGTGATCGGTACGGGGTTCCCCTCGCGATCCGGTTCCGGTCCGTCCGGGTGGAAACAACCTACTCGCGCGTAGACTGCTGACCATGACCACTACCGACGCCGCCTACGCCGACAGCGCCACGTCCCGGCAACGGTCCGCCCGGCTGCCTCGGAGCGCCCGCCGCAACCAGCTCCTCGGTGCGGCCGAGGAGGTCTTCGTCGCGCAGGGCTACCACGCCGCCGCGATGGACGACATCGCCGAGCGCGCGGGTGTCAGCAAGCCGGTGCTCTACCAGCACTTCCCGGGCAAGCTCGAGCTCTACCTGGCGCTGCTGGACAAACACTGCGACGCCCTGGTCACCCAGGTCCGCCTCGCCCTGGACTCCACCACCGACAACAAGCTGCGCGTGGCCGCGACCATCGGCGCCTACTTCGACTACGTCGAGCACGAGAGCGGCGCCTTCCGCCTGGTCTTCGAGTCCGATCTGAACAACGAGGCGGCGGTCCGCGAGCGCACCCAGCGCGTCACCCAGGAGTGCGCCGAGGCGATCCGCGACGTCATCGCGACCGACACCGGCCTGTCGGACGAGGAGTCGATGCTCCTGGCCGTCGGCCTGACCGGGATCGCGCACGTCACGGCCCGGTACTGGCTGTCCAGCGGCGGCGGCCAGATCCCCCGCGACGCCGCGGCACGGATCGTGTCGCAGCTGGCGTGGCGCGGCATCGGGAACTTCCCGCGCAAGGATTCTGTCTAGATAGCTGGCACGCTTGGACCGTCGGCGGGACACCCGCCGGCGTTCCGGCACGGCCGCCCCTGCACTCGAGCACTTAAGGAAGCCTTCGTGGAAATCAAGATCGGCATCCAGCACACGGCCCGCGAGCTGAACCTGGAGTCCAACCTGTCCGCCGAAGAGGTCGAGGCCGCGGTCGCCGCCGCGCTCAAGGACGGCGGCGTCCTGACCCTGGCCGACGAGAAGGACCGCAAGGTCCTGATCCCGGGGAGCAAGATCGCCTATGTCGAGCTCGGCGAGCCCACCGGCCGCCGCGTCGGCTTCGGGGCGATCTGACCCGATTCGCACGGTGCCGGTGGGGTAAAAGGGGCGTATGTCCTTTTTCACACTGCTGTGGCTGGCGGCCCTGGGGCTGGGCATCGGCGCCCTGGGCCGCGCCGTCGTCAAGGACGGCACCCCGATGGCGACCTGGATGACCGCGGTCGTCGGCGTGGTCGGGGCGGTCGGCGGCGGCTCCGTCATCCACGCGATCCTCGGCGACGGGCACACCCTCGTCGCCACCCTGCTCGGCGTCGCCCTGGCCGCACTGCTGGTCATGGCCATCACGAGCTGGCAGCGGACCAGAGGCGAGGGCGAGGGATCCTGAGCCGTCGGCCGTGCCGAACAATCGCGCCGCTCCCCCGAGCGGCGCTTTTCCGTGCTGACCCGCGAAGTCTTTTAGGCGCTGAGCCCCAGCGTCGCCATCCGCGCCCCATGCGCCTCGGTCAGCCGCGTCAGCATCTTCCCGACCTCGGCCAGATCCACCGCCGTGTCGCAGTCCGGCGCCGACAGCAGCCCGGCCAAGAGCGCCGCCAACGCCGCGCGCCGAGCCGCGATGTGCTGCGCCTGTGTAAGTGCTTCCCCCATAATCCGGCGACCCCACAGGGCCAGTCGGCCGGCGATCTTCGGGTCCTTCTCGATGGCCGCGCGCACGTGTTCCACGACGAACGCGCTGTGTCCCAGGTCCTCCAGCACGCCCTCGACCACCGTCCGCGATTCCGGGTCCAGGTAGCGCGCCGCCTCGCGGTAGAAGTCCGCGGTGAGCGTGTCGCCGATGTAGGCCTTGACCAGTGATTCCAGCCACCCCGAGGGCTTGGTGTGCTCGTGGAAGGCGTCGACCGGGGCGGCGAAGGGCTCCATCGCCTCGGTCGGGTCGGCGCCGAGTTCGGTCAGCCGGTCCCGGACCCGCCGGAAGTGGTCGAATTCCGCCGCCGCCATGCCTGCGACCTGGGCTTTGCCGTCCAGAGTCGGTGCCAGTCCGGAGTCGGCGGCGAGGCGCTCGAACGCCGTGAGCTCTCCGTATGCGACCAATCCCAGAAAGTCAGTGACCGCGATCTCATAGGACATGGCTGTCGCCGGGGAAGTCATAGGGGCAGTGTATTCAGGTCTTTTCCGTCGGGTACACTGTCCGTGACTAGCAGGATGCCCGGTCGGTGGCCCGATCGGCTCCGACCCACTGCGGCAGACCGGATCCACCGTGGATCCCCACAAAGCCGCGAGGTCGCTCGCTCCTCCGGAAGTCTGATCACCGGGGTCGACGCGAGCACGTACGCAAGCAGCACACCTAGCACCGTGCTGGCCCCTCGCGCAGTTGCCGCTCAACAGAAGAGGCATACATCATCAGCGCTGTCACGAACGACATCGACGAAGGTCCCGGCACGGCCGAGACCACCCCCGAGACCTCCGCCGAGGTCACCACCCCCGAGACGACCGCCGAGGCGGCCCCCGAGGCCACGCCCGAGGTCGTCGAGAAGACCTTCCGCGACCTGGGCGTGGACGAGCGGATCGCCGAGGCCCTGTCGGCCGGCGGCATCATCACGCCGTTCCCGATCCAGGCCGCGACCATCCCCGTCGCGCTCACCGGCGCCGACGTGATCGGCCAGGCGAAGACCGGCACCGGCAAGACGCTGGCGTTCGGCATCCCGGTCCTGCAGCGGATGGTGCGCGAGCTCGCCATCGCCGCGGCCGCCGCGGAGAACGCCGCCGTCGGGACGCTGGACGAGGCCGCCGTGCCGGCCGAGGCCGACACCGACGCCGCCACCCCTGACGCCGACACCGCCACGGCTCCCGCCGCGACCGGCGCCGGCTCCGCACGCGGCGGCGGACGCCGTCCCCGCGGGCGCGGCCGCAAGCCCTCCGGCCCGGTGCCGGTCGGCATCCCGGGCCGGCCGCTCGGCCTGGTGGTCGTGCCGACCCGCGAGCTGGCCGTCCAGGTCACCGAGGACCTGGCCGCCGCCGGCAAGGTGATGGCCGCCCGCGTGCAGTCCGTCTACGGCGGACGCGCCTACGAGCCGCAGATCGCCGCGCTGTCCGCGGGCGTCGACCTGGTCGTCGGCACCCCCGGCCGGCTGCTCGACCTGGCCAAGCAGGGCCACCTGGACCTGTCCGGGGTGCGCATGCTGGTCCTGGACGAGGCCGACGAGATGCTGGACCTCGGCTTCCTGCCGGACGTCGAGCGGATCGTCACCCAGGTCCCGAAGGACCGCCAGACCCTGCTGTTCTCGGCGACCATGCCCGGCCAGGTCATCGCGCTGGCGCGGCAGTACATGAGCCGCCCGACGCACATCCGGGCCGCCGACCCGCACGACACCGGCACCACCGTCGCCAACACCACCCAGTGGATCTACCGCGCGCACGCGCTGGACAAGACCGAGATGCTGGCCCGCATGCTGCAGGCCGAGGGCCGCGGCCTGACCATGGTCTTCTGCCGCACCAAGCGCACCGCCGCGAAGGTCGCCGAGGAGCTGGAATCGCGCGGCTACGCCGCCGCCGCGGTCCACGGCGACCTCGGCCAGGGCGCCCGCGAGCAGGCGCTGCGCGCCTTCCGCAACGGCAAGGTCGACGTCCTGGTGGCCACCGACGTGGCGGCCCGCGGCATCGACGTCGAAGGCGTCACGCACGTGGTCAACTTCCAGTGCCCCGAGGACGACAAGACCTACCTGCACCGCATCGGCCGGACCGGCCGCGCGGGCGCGTCGGGCATCGCCGTCACCTTCGTGGACTGGGACGAGGTCCCGCGCTGGAACCTGATCAACAAGACCCTCGGACTCGACTTCCACGAGCCGCGCGAGACCTACTCGACCTCGGAGTGGTTCTTCAAGGAGCTCGGCATCCCGGCCGACGCCAAGGGCCGGCTGCTGAAGTCCGAACAGACCCGCGCCGGCCTGGCCGCCGAGGAGGTCGAGGACCTGGGTGAGACCGGCCGCGGCGCCGGCGCGCGGGCCCGTGCCACCACCACGACGCGCACCGCCGAGCGGCCCGCCCGCCCCAAGCGAGAGCGGGTGCGCACCCGCGGCGCCCGCCGCGGCGGCGACGAGATGGTGGGCGCCGAGGACGCGCTGACCGCCTCGGACGCAGCCGACGAGGTGCTGGACGACACGTCCGGCGCCGAGCGGCCGAAGCGCAGCCGCACCCGGACGCGCAGCCGCGGCGGAGCCAAGCTCGACACCATGGCGACCGAGTCCGCCGAGGCTGGCACTGTCGCCGTCGCCGACGCCAGCGCTGTCATCGAGACCGCCGCAGACGAGGCTGAGAAGCCGAAGCGCACGCGGACCCGCACCCGGTCGAACGCGGACGAGACGAGCGCCGTCGCCGCCGACGTCGCGGACACCACCCCGGTGACCGCCGACGCCGACCCCGCGACCGCCCCGT
This window harbors:
- a CDS encoding TetR/AcrR family transcriptional regulator, which codes for MTTTDAAYADSATSRQRSARLPRSARRNQLLGAAEEVFVAQGYHAAAMDDIAERAGVSKPVLYQHFPGKLELYLALLDKHCDALVTQVRLALDSTTDNKLRVAATIGAYFDYVEHESGAFRLVFESDLNNEAAVRERTQRVTQECAEAIRDVIATDTGLSDEESMLLAVGLTGIAHVTARYWLSSGGGQIPRDAAARIVSQLAWRGIGNFPRKDSV
- a CDS encoding DUF3107 domain-containing protein, which translates into the protein MEIKIGIQHTARELNLESNLSAEEVEAAVAAALKDGGVLTLADEKDRKVLIPGSKIAYVELGEPTGRRVGFGAI
- a CDS encoding ferritin-like fold-containing protein, whose translation is MTSPATAMSYEIAVTDFLGLVAYGELTAFERLAADSGLAPTLDGKAQVAGMAAAEFDHFRRVRDRLTELGADPTEAMEPFAAPVDAFHEHTKPSGWLESLVKAYIGDTLTADFYREAARYLDPESRTVVEGVLEDLGHSAFVVEHVRAAIEKDPKIAGRLALWGRRIMGEALTQAQHIAARRAALAALLAGLLSAPDCDTAVDLAEVGKMLTRLTEAHGARMATLGLSA
- a CDS encoding DEAD/DEAH box helicase — translated: MDERIAEALSAGGIITPFPIQAATIPVALTGADVIGQAKTGTGKTLAFGIPVLQRMVRELAIAAAAAENAAVGTLDEAAVPAEADTDAATPDADTATAPAATGAGSARGGGRRPRGRGRKPSGPVPVGIPGRPLGLVVVPTRELAVQVTEDLAAAGKVMAARVQSVYGGRAYEPQIAALSAGVDLVVGTPGRLLDLAKQGHLDLSGVRMLVLDEADEMLDLGFLPDVERIVTQVPKDRQTLLFSATMPGQVIALARQYMSRPTHIRAADPHDTGTTVANTTQWIYRAHALDKTEMLARMLQAEGRGLTMVFCRTKRTAAKVAEELESRGYAAAAVHGDLGQGAREQALRAFRNGKVDVLVATDVAARGIDVEGVTHVVNFQCPEDDKTYLHRIGRTGRAGASGIAVTFVDWDEVPRWNLINKTLGLDFHEPRETYSTSEWFFKELGIPADAKGRLLKSEQTRAGLAAEEVEDLGETGRGAGARARATTTTRTAERPARPKRERVRTRGARRGGDEMVGAEDALTASDAADEVLDDTSGAERPKRSRTRTRSRGGAKLDTMATESAEAGTVAVADASAVIETAADEAEKPKRTRTRTRSNADETSAVAADVADTTPVTADADPATAPSSTDETEKPKRTRTRSRANAAEASSIATDATADATAEAEADTAALPSAEESEKPKRTRSRSRKPEAEQTEEAALVTEPATAEVTLPKQAGPRSRANAAEQTADTATAVEETAEPKRTRSRGRSATAVAETVEVSVGAADPGKPKRTRRALADAEGLTATGVAVTGNYNS